From a single Fusobacterium pseudoperiodonticum genomic region:
- a CDS encoding polysaccharide biosynthesis protein, translating into MNTIRKLVKFLIDIFLLNISLVISIFLKYDQLQLTDKNINTLVYFNLSFCVIYFILKIYNNSWRFSGTSEYMSLVALSSSTTILSYILRIFLRLDTKSSLYFEAWIIFTFLLIVSRFLMFLTRMKGITRSDTNSENVLIYGAGESGVLLVKESRINPNFPYKIVGFLDDNPNKKGGKVYGLKVLGGLEDVEKIVEKNDISKIIISMPSVEQSKISNILKELNKLKDISVKILPNVDNLIEEGNLSTQLRNIKLEDLLGREEIKINTKEVFDFIQDKIVFVTGGGGSIGSELINQIAKYNPKKIINIEINENASYLMELELKRKYPYLDYKTEIASVRDFDKLDMLFNKYKPEILFHAAAHKHVPLMENNPEEAIKNNIFGTKNVAECCLKYKLESVVLISTDKAVNPTNVMGATKRVCEMIFQKYSEKDSNTKFMAVRFGNVLGSNGSVIPIFSKLIEEGKNLTLTHKDIIRYFMTIPEAAQLVIEAATIGKGGEILILDMGEPVKIYDLAKNMIKLSGSNVGIDIVGLRPGEKLFEELLYDVNSSEKTSNNKIFITNMENEKVQVDIDDYYTILKDLIKNNDTIGMRRTLADIIGTFKGRVE; encoded by the coding sequence ATGAACACCATAAGAAAACTAGTGAAATTTTTAATAGACATATTTCTATTAAATATATCATTAGTGATTTCAATATTTTTAAAATATGATCAACTTCAGCTAACAGATAAAAATATAAATACTTTAGTTTACTTCAATCTTTCTTTTTGTGTTATATATTTTATTTTAAAAATATATAACAATAGTTGGAGATTCAGTGGGACTTCAGAATATATGTCTTTAGTAGCTTTAAGTTCTTCTACAACAATTCTATCATATATACTTAGAATTTTTTTAAGACTAGATACTAAGAGCAGTCTGTATTTTGAGGCTTGGATAATATTTACCTTCTTACTTATAGTTTCAAGATTCTTGATGTTTTTAACTAGAATGAAAGGAATAACAAGAAGTGATACAAACTCTGAAAATGTACTTATCTATGGAGCTGGGGAATCAGGAGTTTTACTAGTAAAAGAATCGAGAATCAACCCAAACTTTCCATATAAAATAGTTGGTTTTTTAGATGACAACCCCAATAAAAAAGGTGGAAAAGTATATGGTTTAAAAGTTCTAGGTGGCTTAGAAGATGTTGAAAAAATTGTTGAAAAAAATGATATTTCAAAAATAATAATTTCTATGCCTTCTGTAGAGCAAAGTAAAATTTCTAATATTCTAAAAGAATTAAATAAACTAAAGGATATATCAGTTAAAATATTGCCTAATGTAGATAATTTAATTGAAGAAGGAAATTTAAGTACACAATTGAGAAATATAAAGCTAGAAGATTTATTAGGTAGAGAAGAAATAAAAATTAATACTAAAGAAGTATTTGATTTTATTCAAGATAAGATAGTATTTGTAACTGGTGGTGGAGGAAGCATAGGTTCTGAACTTATCAATCAAATTGCTAAATATAATCCTAAAAAGATTATTAATATAGAAATTAATGAAAATGCTTCTTACCTTATGGAATTAGAGTTAAAAAGAAAGTATCCATATTTAGACTATAAGACTGAAATAGCTAGCGTAAGAGATTTTGATAAGTTAGATATGCTATTTAATAAATACAAGCCAGAGATACTATTCCATGCAGCAGCACATAAGCATGTGCCACTTATGGAAAATAATCCAGAAGAGGCTATAAAAAATAATATATTTGGAACTAAGAACGTGGCTGAATGTTGTCTTAAATATAAATTAGAATCTGTGGTTTTAATTTCTACAGATAAGGCTGTAAATCCAACTAATGTAATGGGAGCTACAAAAAGAGTTTGTGAAATGATATTTCAAAAATATTCTGAAAAAGATTCGAATACAAAGTTTATGGCAGTTAGATTTGGAAATGTTTTAGGAAGTAATGGTTCAGTTATACCTATATTTTCAAAATTAATAGAAGAAGGAAAAAATTTAACTCTTACTCATAAGGATATAATAAGGTATTTTATGACTATACCAGAAGCTGCTCAGTTAGTTATAGAAGCGGCAACTATTGGTAAAGGTGGAGAAATATTAATATTAGATATGGGTGAACCAGTTAAAATTTATGACCTAGCAAAGAATATGATAAAGTTATCAGGGTCAAACGTCGGAATAGATATAGTTGGTTTAAGACCTGGAGAGAAATTATTTGAAGAACTTTTGTATGACGTAAATTCATCAGAAAAGACATCAAATAACAAGATATTTATAACTAATATGGAAAATGAAAAAGTACAGGTTGATATAGATGATTACTATACAATTTTAAAAGATTTAATAAAGAATAATGATACTATTGGAATGAGAAGAACTTTAGCTGATATTATTGGGACTTTTAAAGGGA